One genomic region from Drosophila subpulchrella strain 33 F10 #4 breed RU33 chromosome 2R, RU_Dsub_v1.1 Primary Assembly, whole genome shotgun sequence encodes:
- the LOC119552138 gene encoding mitochondrial sodium/calcium exchanger protein isoform X1 has protein sequence MTDNFIGFPNAMDKEFDNFWKRVSCFAAANFPFEERCEFVRNAVDCNMSTNVIPYMTLLACELKCVNKFEELIFISLFMGICFEILVLLIYTINDYYSPALKAVSRLLHMNEHLAGVTLMAFGNSSADLFSNLASVKRHVPVLANSLSSALFVTMITGGLICYLTPFKMNAYETVRDILFLVLGSFLMDYFTSSSRIIKNEWHFLLVALVYIMYILINVTDVYLLRRTINSTANQIQSLMEKESTPKNLEKIRKLEEKYDYYSQDGQVEIYERYSKLSQQTKMRYTTLRMARNSRVSVNRGLTRIRRLDMTQPKNRGLFKDFFLALRPIKCQAWRQADILGRTLLLIRAPAVILCTLYIPLVDYEMDKHGWNKLLNCLHVIINPALSISVLMSFLSSKANSLWYIAMQQQIVYGAYSLVLTVPVFIFILIKTRTDVPPSYHWIFTLMNLTGSMFIIFICATEIDKVLEVIANMMAIDDDFMGATVKAFTGNLSSLFANTAVATHGYPKMAFASAIGGSFFTIVVTGNTVIYVRSLVGQDVTSRDQMEDYGLAAFLFLNLGLFTILLWSTTLGFFARRSMGLYSIALYSIYLTFAILVHEKVIHSFADDPQISAAFGDI, from the exons ATGACAGACAATTTCATTGGTTTCCCCAACGCGATGGACAAGGAGTTCGACAACTTTTGGAAAAGGGTTAGCTGCTTTGCGGCCGCAAACTTTCCCTTCGAGGAGCGGTGCGAGTTCGTCAGAAACGCCGTGGACTGCAACATGAGTACGAATGTGATACCTTACATGACTCTTCTGGCCTGCGAACTGAAGTGCGTTAATAAATTCGAAGAATTGATCTTTATAAGCTTGTTCATGGGGATCTGCTTCGAAATTCTGGTTTTACTGATCTACACGATCAATGATTA CTATAGTCCTGCTCTGAAGGCCGTATCGCGATTACTTCATATGAACGAGCACTTGGCGGGAGTCACCCTAATGGCGTTTGGAAACAGTTCTGCCGACCTCTTCTCAAACTTGGCGAGTGTTAAAAGACATGTGCCTGTCCTCGCCAACAGCTTGTCCTCAGCCCTGTTTGTAACCATGATTACCGGTGGCCTCATATGTTATCTTACGCCCTTCAAGATGAATGCCTACGAAACCGTCCGAGACATTTTATTTCTTGTTCTCGGGTCATTTTTGATGGATTACTTTACGTCTTCAAGTAGAATTATAAAGAACGAGTGGCATTTTTTGC TTGTGGCCTTGGTTTACATCATGTACATACTTATTAACGTCACAGATGTTTATCTACTGCGAAGGACTATAAACT CAACGGCGAACCAAATTCAAAGCCTGATGGAGAAAGAATCAACGCCCAAAAACCTAGAGAAGATTCGAAAACTAGAAGAAAAGTATGATTATTATTCACAAGATGGGCAAGTAGAGATTTATGAGCGATACAGTAAACTCTCGCAGCAAACCAAAATGCGGTACACCACATTGCGAATGGCGCGTAATTCCCGTGTGAGCGTTAACCGAGGCTTGACCAGAATTAGGAGGCTCGACATGACACAGCCGAAGAACAGGGGGCTCTTCAAGGATTTCTTCCTGGCACTGAGGCCCATAAAATGCCAGGCGTGGCGGCAAGCCGACATTCTGGGTCGGACGCTACTGTTGATCAGGGCCCCGGCCGTGATCCTATGCACCCTCTACATTCCGCTGGTGGACTATGAGATGGACAAACATGGCTGGAACAAGCTGCTAAACTGCCTTCATGTGATAATTAACCCGGCCTTGTCCATCTCGGTTCTCATGT CCTTTCTAAGTAGTAAAGCAAACAGTTTATGGTACATCGCCATGCAGCAGCAAATTGTTTATGGGGCGTATTCCCTTGTTCTTACGGTGCCAGTTTTCATCTTCATTCTCATTAAAACAAGGACAGATGTGCCACCTTCTTATCACTGG ATATTTACGTTGATGAATCTGACTGGCTCTATGTTCATAATCTTTATTTGCGCCACGGAAATCGATAAAGTACTGGAGGTAATCGCAAATATGATGGCCATAGATGACGACTTCATGGGCGCTACGGTAAAGGCTTTTACAGGGAATCTGAGCAGTCTTTTTGCCAATACCGCTGTGGCCACTCACGGCTATCCGAAAATGGCTTTTGCATCCGCCATTGGGGGGTCTTTCTTCA CTATTGTTGTAACCGGAAACACGGTGATATACGTAAGGAGTCTCGTAGGTCAAGACGTTACGTCTCGTGACCAGATGGAAGATTATGGTCTTGCCGcttttttgtttcttaatcTGGGTCTGTTTACCATTCTGCTGTGGTCCACAACGTTAGGATTTTTCGCCCGCCGCTCCATGGGATTGTACTCGATTGCTCTTTACAGCATCTATTTAACATTCGCCATTTTGGTTCATGAGAAAGTAATTCATTCGTTCGCTGACGACCCTCAGATTTCAGCTGCATTTGGCGATATTTAA
- the LOC119552138 gene encoding mitochondrial sodium/calcium exchanger protein isoform X2 has protein sequence MTDNFIGFPNAMDKEFDNFWKRVSCFAAANFPFEERCEFVRNAVDCNMSTNVIPYMTLLACELKCVNKFEELIFISLFMGICFEILVLLIYTINDYYSPALKAVSRLLHMNEHLAGVTLMAFGNSSADLFSNLASVKRHVPVLANSLSSALFVTMITGGLICYLTPFKMNAYETVRDILFLVLGSFLMDYFTSSSRIIKNEWHFLLVALVYIMYILINVTDVYLLRRTINSTANQIQSLMEKESTPKNLEKIRKLEEKYDYYSQDGQVEIYERYSKLSQQTKMRYTTLRMARNSRVSVNRGLTRIRRLDMTQPKNRGLFKDFFLALRPIKCQAWRQADILGRTLLLIRAPAVILCTLYIPLVDYEMDKHGWNKLLNCLHVIINPALSISVLMYIYVDESDWLYVHNLYLRHGNR, from the exons ATGACAGACAATTTCATTGGTTTCCCCAACGCGATGGACAAGGAGTTCGACAACTTTTGGAAAAGGGTTAGCTGCTTTGCGGCCGCAAACTTTCCCTTCGAGGAGCGGTGCGAGTTCGTCAGAAACGCCGTGGACTGCAACATGAGTACGAATGTGATACCTTACATGACTCTTCTGGCCTGCGAACTGAAGTGCGTTAATAAATTCGAAGAATTGATCTTTATAAGCTTGTTCATGGGGATCTGCTTCGAAATTCTGGTTTTACTGATCTACACGATCAATGATTA CTATAGTCCTGCTCTGAAGGCCGTATCGCGATTACTTCATATGAACGAGCACTTGGCGGGAGTCACCCTAATGGCGTTTGGAAACAGTTCTGCCGACCTCTTCTCAAACTTGGCGAGTGTTAAAAGACATGTGCCTGTCCTCGCCAACAGCTTGTCCTCAGCCCTGTTTGTAACCATGATTACCGGTGGCCTCATATGTTATCTTACGCCCTTCAAGATGAATGCCTACGAAACCGTCCGAGACATTTTATTTCTTGTTCTCGGGTCATTTTTGATGGATTACTTTACGTCTTCAAGTAGAATTATAAAGAACGAGTGGCATTTTTTGC TTGTGGCCTTGGTTTACATCATGTACATACTTATTAACGTCACAGATGTTTATCTACTGCGAAGGACTATAAACT CAACGGCGAACCAAATTCAAAGCCTGATGGAGAAAGAATCAACGCCCAAAAACCTAGAGAAGATTCGAAAACTAGAAGAAAAGTATGATTATTATTCACAAGATGGGCAAGTAGAGATTTATGAGCGATACAGTAAACTCTCGCAGCAAACCAAAATGCGGTACACCACATTGCGAATGGCGCGTAATTCCCGTGTGAGCGTTAACCGAGGCTTGACCAGAATTAGGAGGCTCGACATGACACAGCCGAAGAACAGGGGGCTCTTCAAGGATTTCTTCCTGGCACTGAGGCCCATAAAATGCCAGGCGTGGCGGCAAGCCGACATTCTGGGTCGGACGCTACTGTTGATCAGGGCCCCGGCCGTGATCCTATGCACCCTCTACATTCCGCTGGTGGACTATGAGATGGACAAACATGGCTGGAACAAGCTGCTAAACTGCCTTCATGTGATAATTAACCCGGCCTTGTCCATCTCGGTTCTCATGT ATATTTACGTTGATGAATCTGACTGGCTCTATGTTCATAATCTTTATTTGCGCCACGGAAATCGATAA
- the LOC119552140 gene encoding uncharacterized protein LOC119552140: protein MCAFGYLLFFALLLTTILVLSIIFATTSKRSMLDSFILVFNYTQEQQPDQEMQQQQQQMDYQQQPQMFLKQKIF from the coding sequence ATGTGCGCTTTTGGTTACTTATTGTTTTTCGCCCTATTGTTAACCACAATTCTGGTGCTGTCCATCATATTTGCCACCACCTCCAAGCGATCCATGTTGGATAGCTTTATACTAGTATTCAATTACACACAAGAACAACAGCCAGACCAAGaaatgcagcagcagcaacaacaaatggACTATCAGCAGCAACCACAGATGTTCTTAAAACAGAAAATATTTTGA